A window of Lepus europaeus isolate LE1 chromosome 11, mLepTim1.pri, whole genome shotgun sequence contains these coding sequences:
- the PAK6 gene encoding serine/threonine-protein kinase PAK 6 isoform X1, translating into MFRKKKKKRPEISAPQNFQHRVHTSFDPKEGKFVGLPPQWQNILDTLRRPKPVVDPSRITRVQLQPMKTVVRGSSVPSDGYISGLLNDIQKLSVTSSNTLRGRSPTSRRRAQSLGLLGDEHWATDPDMYLQSPQSERTEPHGLYLSCNGGTPAGPRQGPGPEPQSPRVLPNGLAAKAQSLGPAEFHGASQRCLQLGACLQSSPPATSPSTAAGRRGTKAAKHGSEEARPQSCLVGSAAGRPGGEGSPSPKAQESSLKRRLFRSMFLSTPASAAPGSSKPGPPPQSKDTPGAAPKLPARSPGPGAHEALSVHSTLLAASFAQGPQHQPSSSFRQPQKDSLPSLVVKAQSLPSDQPVGTFSPLPPSDTSSPLKSLRTTPATGPLPSRSSPAGSPRTRHAQISTSNLYLPQDPAAAKGALAGEDTGVVTHEQFKAALRMVVDQGDPRLLLDSYVKIGEGSTGIVCLAREKHSGRQVAVKMMDLRKQQRRELLFNEVVIMRDYQHLNVVEMYKSYLVGEELWVLMEFLQGGALTDIISQVRLNEEQIATVCEAVLQALAYLHAQGVIHRDIKSDSILLTLDGRVKLSDFGFCAQISKDVPKRKSLVGTPYWMAPEVISRSLYATEVDVWSLGIMVIEMVDGEPPYFSDSPVQAMKRLRDSPPPRLRNSHKVSPVLRDFLERMLVRDPQERATAQELLDHPFLLQTGLPECLVPLIQLYRKQTSAC; encoded by the exons ACGCATCACACGGGTGCAGCTGCAGCCCATGAAG actGTGGTGCGGGGCAGTTCAGTGCCCTCCGACGGCTACATCTCAGGGCTGCTCAATGACATCCAGAAGTTGTCGGTCACCAGCTCCAACACCCTGCGCGGCCGCAGCCCCACCAGCCGGCGGCGGGCCCagtccctggggctgctgggggacGAGCACTGGGCCACTGACCCGGATATGTACCTCCAGAGCCCGCAGTCGGAGCGCACCGAGCCCCACGGCCTCTACCTCAGCTGCAACGGGGGCACACCAgcaggccccaggcaggggccggggcccGAGCCGCAGAGCCCGCGCGTCCTGCCTAACGGGCTGGCCGCCAAGGCGCAGTCCCTGGGCCCCGCCGAGTTCCACGGTGCCTCACAGCGCTGCCTGCAGCTCGGTGCCTGCCTGCAGAGCTCCCCGCCCGCCACGTCTCCTTCCACGGCCGCCGGCAGGCGTGGCACGAAGGCTGCCAAGCATGGTTCCGAGGAGGCCCGGCCGCAGTCCTGCCTGGTAGGCTCGGCTGCGGGCAGGCCTGGAGGGGAAGGCAGCCCGAGTCCCAAGGCCCAGGAGAGCAGCCTGAAGCGCAGGCTGTTCCGAAGCATGTTTCTGTCCACTCCCGCCTCGGCCGCTCCGGGCAGCAGCAAGCCAGGCCCTCCGCCGCAGAGCAAG GACACTCCTGGTGCAGCCCCCAAGCtcccagccaggagccctggccccGGGGCACACGAGGCACTGTCAGTGCACAGCACCCTCCTGGCGGCTTCCTTCGCCCAAGGTCCCCAGCACCAG cccagctcctCCTTCCGCCAGCCGCAGAAAGACTCCCTGCCAAGCCTGGTGGTCAAGGCCCAGTCCTTGCCTTCAGACCAGCCTGTAGGGACATTCAGTCCCCTGCCCCCTTCGGACACCAGCAGCCCCCTGAAGTCTCTTCGTACCACTCCAGCCACTGGCCCACTGCCCAGCCGGTCCTCACCGGCCGGCTCCCCCAGGACCCGGCACGCTCAGATCAGCACCAGCAACCTGTACCTGCCCCAGGACCCCGCAGCGGCCAAGGGCGCCCTGGCCGGCGAGGACACGGGTGTGGTGACTCACGAGCAGTTCAAGGCTGCGCTCAGGATGGTGGTGGACCAGGGTGACCCCCGGCTGCTGCTGGACAGCTACGTGAAGATCGGCGAAGGCTCCACTGGCATCGTCTGCCTGGCCCGCGAGAAGCACTCGGGCCGCCAGGTGGCCGTCAAGATGATGGACCTCCGGAAGCAGCAGCGCCGGGAGCTGCTCTTTAATGAG gtgGTGATCATGCGAGACTACCAGCACCTGAACGTGGTGGAGATGTACAAGAGCTACCTGGTGGGCGAGGAGCTGTGGGTGCTCATGGAGTTCCTGCAGGGTGGGGCCCTCACCGACATCATCTCCCAAGTCAG ACTGAATGAGGAGCAGATCGCCACCGTGTGCGAGGCCGTGCTGCAGGCGCTGGCTTACCTGCACGCCCAGGGAGTCATCCACCGGGACATCAAGAGCGACTCCATCCTGCTGACCCTGGACGGCAGG GTGAAGCTCTCCGACTTCGGATTCTGTGCTCAGATCAGCAAAGATGTCCCTAAGAGGAAGTCCCTGGTGGGAACCCCCTACTGGATGGCTCCAGAAGTGATCTCCAGGTCTCTGTATGCCACCGAG GTGGATGTCTGGTCCCTGGGCATCATGGTGATCGAGATGGTGGATGGGGAGCCACCCTACTTCAGCGACTCGCCGGTGCAAGCCATGAAGAGGCTCCGGGACAGCCCCCCGCCCAGGCTGAGGAACTCCCACAAG GTCTCCCCGGTGCTTCGAGACTTCCTAGAGCGGATGCTGGTGCGGGACCCCCAAGAGAGGGCCACAGCCCAGGAGCTCCTGGACCACCCCTTCCTGCTGCAGACGGGGCTGCCTGAGTGCCTGGTGCCCCTGATCCAGCTCTACCGCAAGCAGACCTCCGCCTGCTGA
- the PAK6 gene encoding serine/threonine-protein kinase PAK 6 isoform X2 — MFRKKKKKRPEISAPQNFQHRVHTSFDPKEGKFVGLPPQWQNILDTLRRPKPVVDPSRITRVQLQPMKTVVRGSSVPSDGYISGLLNDIQKLSVTSSNTLRGRSPTSRRRAQSLGLLGDEHWATDPDMYLQSPQSERTEPHGLYLSCNGGTPAGPRQGPGPEPQSPRVLPNGLAAKAQSLGPAEFHGASQRCLQLGACLQSSPPATSPSTAAGRRGTKAAKHGSEEARPQSCLVGSAAGRPGGEGSPSPKAQESSLKRRLFRSMFLSTPASAAPGSSKPGPPPQSKPSSSFRQPQKDSLPSLVVKAQSLPSDQPVGTFSPLPPSDTSSPLKSLRTTPATGPLPSRSSPAGSPRTRHAQISTSNLYLPQDPAAAKGALAGEDTGVVTHEQFKAALRMVVDQGDPRLLLDSYVKIGEGSTGIVCLAREKHSGRQVAVKMMDLRKQQRRELLFNEVVIMRDYQHLNVVEMYKSYLVGEELWVLMEFLQGGALTDIISQVRLNEEQIATVCEAVLQALAYLHAQGVIHRDIKSDSILLTLDGRVKLSDFGFCAQISKDVPKRKSLVGTPYWMAPEVISRSLYATEVDVWSLGIMVIEMVDGEPPYFSDSPVQAMKRLRDSPPPRLRNSHKVSPVLRDFLERMLVRDPQERATAQELLDHPFLLQTGLPECLVPLIQLYRKQTSAC; from the exons ACGCATCACACGGGTGCAGCTGCAGCCCATGAAG actGTGGTGCGGGGCAGTTCAGTGCCCTCCGACGGCTACATCTCAGGGCTGCTCAATGACATCCAGAAGTTGTCGGTCACCAGCTCCAACACCCTGCGCGGCCGCAGCCCCACCAGCCGGCGGCGGGCCCagtccctggggctgctgggggacGAGCACTGGGCCACTGACCCGGATATGTACCTCCAGAGCCCGCAGTCGGAGCGCACCGAGCCCCACGGCCTCTACCTCAGCTGCAACGGGGGCACACCAgcaggccccaggcaggggccggggcccGAGCCGCAGAGCCCGCGCGTCCTGCCTAACGGGCTGGCCGCCAAGGCGCAGTCCCTGGGCCCCGCCGAGTTCCACGGTGCCTCACAGCGCTGCCTGCAGCTCGGTGCCTGCCTGCAGAGCTCCCCGCCCGCCACGTCTCCTTCCACGGCCGCCGGCAGGCGTGGCACGAAGGCTGCCAAGCATGGTTCCGAGGAGGCCCGGCCGCAGTCCTGCCTGGTAGGCTCGGCTGCGGGCAGGCCTGGAGGGGAAGGCAGCCCGAGTCCCAAGGCCCAGGAGAGCAGCCTGAAGCGCAGGCTGTTCCGAAGCATGTTTCTGTCCACTCCCGCCTCGGCCGCTCCGGGCAGCAGCAAGCCAGGCCCTCCGCCGCAGAGCAAG cccagctcctCCTTCCGCCAGCCGCAGAAAGACTCCCTGCCAAGCCTGGTGGTCAAGGCCCAGTCCTTGCCTTCAGACCAGCCTGTAGGGACATTCAGTCCCCTGCCCCCTTCGGACACCAGCAGCCCCCTGAAGTCTCTTCGTACCACTCCAGCCACTGGCCCACTGCCCAGCCGGTCCTCACCGGCCGGCTCCCCCAGGACCCGGCACGCTCAGATCAGCACCAGCAACCTGTACCTGCCCCAGGACCCCGCAGCGGCCAAGGGCGCCCTGGCCGGCGAGGACACGGGTGTGGTGACTCACGAGCAGTTCAAGGCTGCGCTCAGGATGGTGGTGGACCAGGGTGACCCCCGGCTGCTGCTGGACAGCTACGTGAAGATCGGCGAAGGCTCCACTGGCATCGTCTGCCTGGCCCGCGAGAAGCACTCGGGCCGCCAGGTGGCCGTCAAGATGATGGACCTCCGGAAGCAGCAGCGCCGGGAGCTGCTCTTTAATGAG gtgGTGATCATGCGAGACTACCAGCACCTGAACGTGGTGGAGATGTACAAGAGCTACCTGGTGGGCGAGGAGCTGTGGGTGCTCATGGAGTTCCTGCAGGGTGGGGCCCTCACCGACATCATCTCCCAAGTCAG ACTGAATGAGGAGCAGATCGCCACCGTGTGCGAGGCCGTGCTGCAGGCGCTGGCTTACCTGCACGCCCAGGGAGTCATCCACCGGGACATCAAGAGCGACTCCATCCTGCTGACCCTGGACGGCAGG GTGAAGCTCTCCGACTTCGGATTCTGTGCTCAGATCAGCAAAGATGTCCCTAAGAGGAAGTCCCTGGTGGGAACCCCCTACTGGATGGCTCCAGAAGTGATCTCCAGGTCTCTGTATGCCACCGAG GTGGATGTCTGGTCCCTGGGCATCATGGTGATCGAGATGGTGGATGGGGAGCCACCCTACTTCAGCGACTCGCCGGTGCAAGCCATGAAGAGGCTCCGGGACAGCCCCCCGCCCAGGCTGAGGAACTCCCACAAG GTCTCCCCGGTGCTTCGAGACTTCCTAGAGCGGATGCTGGTGCGGGACCCCCAAGAGAGGGCCACAGCCCAGGAGCTCCTGGACCACCCCTTCCTGCTGCAGACGGGGCTGCCTGAGTGCCTGGTGCCCCTGATCCAGCTCTACCGCAAGCAGACCTCCGCCTGCTGA